The Oncorhynchus tshawytscha isolate Ot180627B unplaced genomic scaffold, Otsh_v2.0 Un_scaffold_7589_pilon_pilon, whole genome shotgun sequence sequence ggcATTATCAACGGTGACCCAGGAGCAATTAGGGCTAAAtgccttgctcatgggcacatCAAGAGATTTttcggcttggggattcgaactagtgaccttttggttattgcccaacgctctaacgtcctagccactagactacctgccgtgtGCCGCTAGAAGCCTAATATCTGGGAGAAAAGGTATTGAGCTAGCTGGCTGAGGGGCAAAGGTAGTAATGTTAAATACTACTAATAGTAATGTTTGTTTTTGCGTGTGATTTTGTTGGAGCCTTTCTGAGCCCACTCACCTGGTGGATGGACACTGCGTTGACTATGGGTTCAATCATGCCGCTGTCAGAGGAGATCACCAGGATCTTGTAGGGTTTGATCCAGATAGGCACGCGCTCCTGTTCCCAGATGAtctgggagagggaagagagcggTACATAATTAGTCCAGATAAAGTATATACAGGAGATTATACTGTCGTGTAAATGCTGGGTGTGGATATGTGGAAAGAGAGGTTCATCCTTGCTGTGTATGTGGAGCTAGAGAGTCTCCATTCAGAATGACCTGAAGCTGCTGCAACACTTGAGAGGCCAGGAGCTCTTGCCGAAGGTCGTCGCCACACTTGACGATGACTGACAACAACCTCCAGGTAGGGATGTGTCCATATGGGGAGCCCTCCCTTATCCGCCTGTTCAGAACAACACAACAAGTACAGGCACATACAATTAGCAAAGCTCAAACCTTTCCTCTAGCCTTGAGGTTACCATCAAGCCATGCAACACCTCCACGGTCCACTGTGGGGATTGAGTACGCACTGAACCTTCTCCTGCCACGGCTCCTTGAGGGCCACTGCTGAAGGGTCCTCTGGGTCCCGTTTGAATGTGGTGGGTGTGTGAGCTAGCTGCTCTGAGAGACGCCGCCTGTGTAGTGGcggaaacacacacattcaccgtCACTACTGAAGAAGCATCATATACATCACAGTTTGAAAGACTACATTATACCACCCAAGCTAGCTCTCTCCCAGCTATTCCTCTGTACCTGATGTCTCCAGCAGCGATGAAGATGGGCTCCTTGCTGTCCAGGCTGGTGATGCTGTCCACTGAGAACTGGGAGATGTTGTCACAGCTGTTGGTGTGGAACTCTGGGAGCTGGGATAACAGAGGAGGGGAAAGAACGGGGGAGAGGGTGAGTCCACAGCCCACATTCCTTCGCTACCTGATAAAGGTAGGTGGGCTCCTGACCCCTACCTCCACCTGCAGATCCCCGATGTCGTCCACAGACCAGGCTTCGTTATCCTCATCGTAGTTGTGAACCGTTGAGAAACCCCCGGCTCGCTGATCTGCCGTGATGCCGCAGTCCGGAAGGTTCTCCACTGAGCGCGTGCTGCGGATCCTGGTCTCGGAGATCCGCACCGGAACGTTGGACGTCTCAAAGTCCTCACACTCCAGAACCTCCACATAGATGAGGTACGGCGCCTGACCAGGTAGAGGTGATTGTTTACATGTCTGTGTTGGTGCGTCGTCTCattctacactgtgtgtgtgtgtgatctccccCCCACCTTGTCTTTGGAGTTGAGCACCACAGCCTGTGTGTGAGGGACGCGCACCACGTGGTGGTCGAAGGCGGCTGTGGGTAGCCAGACGCGGGCGGGCAGCTTGTGGTTGAGCAGCGAAAGCTCAGAGATGAGCCGGGATGTCTTCTGCTCCTTAGTGGGCAGCGTGGCCAGCCGCTTCCCAATGCCCATCAGGGACTTGATGAACTCTCTCTGCGGTGCCAGACGCGCCGGctacagaggaggaggaaacaTGGCAAGAGTAAATCAGATGTATGAACATAATGACCTTTGGAGTAATAGTGATTTGTAAGAATagttcagtgttgtgttggaaccAAATACTCTCTACAACAACACACCTTCTCCTGTTGACCCCCAGAGAACAGGGAGCACCACTCCCTTGTCAAATTACAATAGCAACTTAGATGTACAGCCATGAGCCGCTGGTCCATTTGTGTCAAGTTAGTTTGAAATGATTCAGAAGTCAAGGCCCATTATTGCAGCTGATTCAAGTGAGCAAATGTGTATAATCGCCTGTAGTCTCAAAATAGCCTTTTAAAAAGCCAAAACCCTTcagcaaccaacttgacacaaatgtcAGAAGATAAGACTAGTTGAAACATGAAAGACCAGAACTTGAAACCATTAGCAAATCATTCATTTGAGGCTAAATTATTGCAGCAGTGGTTTAAAGAAGTCCAAATTTATACAAAGCCCCAAAACATATACAAACATATTTTGGAAAAATAGAAAATTAAAGCAATAGAGTGGAGGTTTATAAGCATGTATCACAATCTGCACCCGTAACAACCATagatacacaactgaaatatgacCCCAAAAAACAATGGCGAACAGatcccactgctgccaccaaTGACCTGACCTGACCCCTGAAGGCTATTTATCTCTGGAGCCCAAAGTTACATATTGAGATACATGCTTACAACTCCTCACTTCGCATACAGAGAGTAGTCTACAACCCAGCTGCCAATGGAGACAGGCAGCCATCATCCCAGAATGCGCCACAGAAGTCTGGTGATGGAGGCCGTTAACTTACTGTACCAGTCTTAGTCTAACAATTAAGACTTTCAGAGCTGGAGCTCAGATCCTGGGAAAGGTGAGAGGTTAAAGTACAAagtaaggaaaggaaagggggcgGAGGGAAAGAAAGtaaaaattcttatttttaaaatgtttataccAACAACAAGAATCATAATTAGGTAGTATCAGACTGTATACCCAGTGAATGGGAAGAGGCTGCATTGTGTGCCTGTGTATTCCAGGGTCTTGTTGTGAGGAGTGACAACAAATCTGCAGCTCTACAACGATCCCGGTTATCTGGGTGAACTAATACTAACACTCTCACATGATACTAAAGGTCACATAGCATGGGGAATAGAATAGAGGAAATAGAGACATGAGAGCTATGTCTATAGAGCATGGGGAAGCAAGGACAAGGAAAACATtgagagagatgagcagagaaAAGCTTCCTTTATGAAAGTCTAGTGACATCCAGTGTTTATGAATGGTTACTCACAACAGACAGTGTCTCACTACACATTAATCAGGGGGAGGAGGCATGCTGGTGGGAAGAGTCCAAACTAGATACaggccttcagaaactattcaccccccttgactttttacagcattttgttgtattacagcctgaattttaaatgattttgggtcactagcctacacacaatacctcataatgtcaaagtggaattgtgtttttagaaatgtgtacaAATTAATGAGAAATTAAGAGCTGAAATGACTTGAGTCAATAGGTAGaatattcaatccctttgttatggcaagcctaaatcaattcaggagtacaaatgtactgaacaagtcacataatacattgctctgtgtgtaataatagtgttcaacatgatttctgaatgactacctcatctctgtaccccacacatacaattatctataaggtcaCTCCGTCGAGCAgcgcatttcaaacacagattcaaccacaaagaccagggaagtttttcaatgcctcgcaaaggcacccattggtagatgggtacaaaaaaattgaaaagcagacattgaatattcctttgagcatggtgaagttattaattacactttggatggtgtatcaatacacccagttgccggaaaggaaggaaacggctcagggatttccccatgaggccaatggtgactttaaaacacttagagtttaatggctgtgataggagagaactgaggacgGATCAAAaacatagttactccacaatactaacctaaagacAGACTgaaaagaagcctgtacagaatttaaaaaatattccaaaacatgcactcaactcaacaaaatgtggaaaaagtcaaagggtgtgaatattttctgaaggttCCACACAATCACTAGACACCTTGAACTCTCCTCCCAGTGTAACAGTGATGGTGCAACAGCAGTCTTTGTTCACACCATGTGTTTTACCAGCCTTTGCAGAAGGTCACGTGAGACTGAGACAGCATTTTCTGCTGCACGATGACATGAAGTAGGCACATCACATAACAGTATATTTAAATTCCCTTCCTGAATTGGCCTGGAATTGATTCTGACCTGGCGCCATAATGGGgcagtatgtctctatagtggaGTCTCAATAAGAGAGTGGGGAGGTTGTGTTTTGGGTACCTCtataacaacagagagagaaaggaggaagtgACCAGAGGGAAATCACTGAGCTTGAAACTGAACTGCTGATTAAGTTTGGTGTGGTagtcacatatacacatgcacgcacagacacacacatacagagcttAATTGGTCAAAGATCCTCTCTTCAACATTTttatatttgagtcatttagcagacgctcttatccagagcaacttacagtagtgagtgcacacATTTTTATACTTTATTCGTACTGGGCCGAAGTGGGAATGGAACCCATAACCCTGGCCATGCTCTATCGACTGAGCTACATAGTCCGAAGTGGGAATGGAACCCATAACCCTGgccatgctctatcaactgagctacATGGTCCCAGGTGGGAATGGAACCCATAACCCTGgccatgctctatcaactgagctacATGGTCCGAAGTGGGAATGGAACCCATAACCCTGgccatgctctatcaactgagctacATAGTCCGAAGTGGGAACGGAACCCATAACcctggccatgctctaccaactgagctacatggTCGAAGTGGGAACGGAACCCATAACCCTGgccatgctctatcaactgagctacATGGTCCGAAGTGGGAACGGAACCCATAACcctggccatgctctaccaactgagctacatggTCCGAAGTGGGAACGGAACCCATAACCCTGgccatgctctatcaactgagctacATAGTCCGAAGTGGGAATGGAACCCATAACCCTGgccatgctctatcaactgagctaTATAGTCCGAAGTGGGAATGGAACCCATAACCCTGgccatgctctatcaactgagctacATGGTCCGAAGTGGGAATGGAACCCATAACCCTGgccatgctctatcaactgagctacATGGTCCCAGGTGGGAATGGAACCCATAACCCTGgccatgctctatcaactgagctacATGGTCCCAGGTGGGAACGGAACCCATAACcctggccatgctctaccaactgagctacatggTCCCAGGTGGGAATGGAACCCATAACCCTGgccatgctctatcaactgagctacATGGTCCGAAGTGGGAATGGAACCCATAACCCTGgccatgctctatcaactgagctacATGGTCCAACGTGGGAATGGAACCCATAACCCTGgccatgctctatcaactgagctacATGGTCCCAAGTGGGAACGGAACCCATAACcctggccatgctctaccaactgagctacatgggACCACGTGGGAACGGAACCCATAACcctggccatgctctaccaactgagttacaTGGGACCACGTGTGAACGGAACCCATAACcctggccatgctctaccaactgagctacatgggACCACGTGGGAACGGAACCCATAACcctggccatgctctaccaactgagctacatgggACCACGTGGGAACGGAACCCATAACCCTggccatgctctactaactgagctacatggGACCACGTGTGAGTTACATAACCATGACACCTTCTatacagagacagaagaggaagtATTATTCCCTGCTCTGTCTGGAATATGTGCATTCCACTGACCCCAAACCCCAATAGCATGTTATCTCCGGGCCTATTTTTCAGACAACTGGTGATAACAGCTACAGATTAAGAGTGCTGGACTGTGAACCTCTTTCTGTTCTTGTATAATGCCCCCCCCATTGGACACCAAGCAGTTGCTTCCAAAGTTAGCTATCCCACTTTGTGAGATACCTGCCAAGATACAGAGAAACAAAGTGACTTAgtggaaaacaaaaatgtgtataTACTCCCAGTGCACACCTCGTCCTGGTTGCTCTCCACCTTGGGGTTGCTCGCTGTCCTCTTCAGGTTGCTGCTCAGGCTGATGCTGACGGTGGCGTCCGACTTGGAGCGCTGATGCGTGCGCTTAGTAGGCGACAGACCGTGCTCTCCGCCCAGGCCGTGCCCGTGCAGGGATGGTGCAGCGGTCGGAAGTGGACAGAAAGGGGCCAACGTCAGTGGCTGGCGGGCACGGACCGCAGCTGGTTTGAGTTCGTCGGAGAAGATGAGTTTGCGTAGCTTGGTGCCGCGCGAGTGTCGCTGTGTGGAGATGTGCATGTCGGAGGAGTAGGCGCCCAGCAGCCAGGCGCACTGCAGCGAGAAGGAGATACTCTGACGGCAGCGGTGCACCTGTGGTGGAAAAAAATAATTTGATGTGAAAGGAGCTATAGAGGGGATACTTTTCTAACTCTGATGAGTAGCTAGCCACAGAGGTAGTTCAGGGAGGTAACATACGCACCACGTAGGGCTTGATGGCATCTCCCACGTCCTCGTCCATGTGGATGTACATGTTGAGCAGCTGCGGCAGGTAGAAGTCCACCTCCTCGTGGCGGAAGCTGAACAGACGGTTGCCGATGTAGGCCTGCACACCCGGCTCCTTGGAGTTGTGTAGATAGGAGATGGCCATTGACACGTCGAAGAGTTTGGACTCAAACAGCCGCAGCAGCCACGACTGCTTGGAGGGGTTGTGGCGCTGGCGCCGCCGCGCGCTTTTCACCGAGCCTGGAGGCAGTGCCTCAGAGTCCTCCTCCCCAGGGATTTTTGGGGGCTTGATAGGCTCTGTATGTACAGTCCCGTTGACCAGTGTTTGGTCTGTGCTATtgccaccatcagacccaggacCTGACCCCTCACTTTCGCCTTTGAGGAACTTCACCTTCTGCAGCACCTCCTGGCAGGCCATCTTGGCCACCTCGGGATCGATGACCAGGGTCAGCTCGCCCACGCCCTCTGAGATGACATCCAGGGGAGGGCTGGAGGCAGCTGGACCATCGCTGTGAGTGGGGCTGGGACTGGTGGTCTGCTGATGGTGGTAGGAtccagaggaaggggaggagggcagagagagggagggagaggaggaggctgtGGAGGGGCTCTGCGGTTCTAGTTCCTCTGGCTGTACAGCAGACAGACCCAGCTCCGTGTCACCCATCACGGCCGCTCACCGCACTCCCACTggggccacagagagagagagagagagagaggtggggaggagaggatgatgacGAGGGGGAGAAAGGGTGGGGGTTGTAGTGTGAGATAGAATAGGAAACAGAAAGAGGTTTCGTCAAAAAAGAGGTTTTGGCCCTCAACGTTTGACAGACCTAGGTTTGTGgaggtcatgacattttgtcagcaggttattgtcatgcaaaagactgccggtctcacggtaattgactgttaattaacaaacacgtTTAGCATATCCAGGCCTCCACGCATACAAGCCGCATAAAAGCCTTTGAAACatctacattaaaaaaaaatgttaaagttAAATAAATCTATTTAATATACACAATCACAATGAATCCATTATGTATTTTAGGCAGGTCTTAAGAAATATgataagaaaatgtatttcagaagaacatgtTTTCTGGCTATGCGCCATGCCATTGGCTGTAGGCTTGTTAATTTAGCAGAAAATATATTCTTATATGTCCCGTGACATTATTTGATAtgattttatagtatgaagaatataattgaacttgagctgaataaaatagaaatgaTATTTATCCCCATTCCGGAGTGAGtgtgcatatgaagtggctatgttgagtgtaaaagtgaacatttgaaacaggtcctatacaCTAGATTTAGAGTTACTTGGCAACTTTAtctgtgaatgatacaaaccttagaatgtcttagaaatcaaaacatatatgggctgcatgatgtgactatagGCTATGGATGACTTGAGAAAGTCAACAGTAACTTGGAGGCCGCTTACCTGCCATTAAATGCTTCAATCATGCCAGGTAGGCTACTCCGGTTATTTCACTCCACACATCAactactgtttgaggagcatgcagccTCCCGCTGTGCTACAGGTGATATtctgcccaaactctgtatgccatggccTCTCTAACCccgttcctgcagctacccagtgattacatttgggaaaccaagtgaaatctgttcatGAACATTGATAGTAAAGTGTTTACAACTAAAcatatttcatttaactgttgcCAGACAGACCATCTCCCTGCGGgctggagaaaggaatgaaggagagagaagaggggatggaaACAGACcatggtgagatattctgtagctaaaggtaatgtgtcaaCCTATTCATtattaaaatataaaacatgccctagactaggctattcaaaatcaaatacaaattcactataattgtaggtTAACTCTGTAAACTGCCCTGCACAATCAAGGGACCAACAGCATGGCCTAGGCCTATaggttctctcccagactcatggatagaaatgttggagtgtagcataaggtaaccagtccatccagtatgcataataataataatgaagccCACACTGAAAGGCCATTACTAGAATTAATTTaattttggagtataggctagaccaattatgtaccaaagacatcttaaatcagtttGTTTTAAATTTTTCTGCCATGCGTAATATGCGGTAGGTTATGTATTGTATAAcggcacaatcattattttaattccaTTTGTTTTGGGCTTATATAATAGAAGCCTATAGGTATGTATAAGCTGCAATATGTGAATGggtgttttgaatgaatca is a genomic window containing:
- the pi4kb gene encoding phosphatidylinositol 4-kinase beta isoform X2, whose translation is MGIGKRLATLPTKEQKTSRLISELSLLNHKLPARVWLPTAAFDHHVVRVPHTQAVVLNSKDKAPYLIYVEVLECEDFETSNVPVRISETRIRSTRSVENLPDCGITADQRAGGFSTVHNYDEDNEAWSVDDIGDLQVELPEFHTNSCDNISQFSVDSITSLDSKEPIFIAAGDIRRRLSEQLAHTPTTFKRDPEDPSAVALKEPWQEKVQRIREGSPYGHIPTWRLLSVIVKCGDDLRQELLASQVLQQLQIIWEQERVPIWIKPYKILVISSDSGMIEPIVNAVSIHQVKKQSQMSLLDYFLQEHGTHTTEAFLTAQRNFVQSCAGYCLICYLLQVKDRHNGNILLDAEGHIIHIDFGFILSSSPRNLGFETSAFKLTNEFVDVMGGLDGDMFNYYKMLMLQGLIAARKHMDKVIQIVEIMQQGSQLPCFHGSGTIRTLKERFHMSLTEEQLQVLVEQMVDGSMRSITTKLYDGFQYLTNGIM
- the pi4kb gene encoding phosphatidylinositol 4-kinase beta isoform X1, which codes for MGDTELGLSAVQPEELEPQSPSTASSSPSLSLPSSPSSGSYHHQQTTSPSPTHSDGPAASSPPLDVISEGVGELTLVIDPEVAKMACQEVLQKVKFLKGESEGSGPGSDGGNSTDQTLVNGTVHTEPIKPPKIPGEEDSEALPPGSVKSARRRQRHNPSKQSWLLRLFESKLFDVSMAISYLHNSKEPGVQAYIGNRLFSFRHEEVDFYLPQLLNMYIHMDEDVGDAIKPYVVHRCRQSISFSLQCAWLLGAYSSDMHISTQRHSRGTKLRKLIFSDELKPAAVRARQPLTLAPFCPLPTAAPSLHGHGLGGEHGLSPTKRTHQRSKSDATVSISLSSNLKRTASNPKVESNQDEPARLAPQREFIKSLMGIGKRLATLPTKEQKTSRLISELSLLNHKLPARVWLPTAAFDHHVVRVPHTQAVVLNSKDKAPYLIYVEVLECEDFETSNVPVRISETRIRSTRSVENLPDCGITADQRAGGFSTVHNYDEDNEAWSVDDIGDLQVELPEFHTNSCDNISQFSVDSITSLDSKEPIFIAAGDIRRRLSEQLAHTPTTFKRDPEDPSAVALKEPWQEKVQRIREGSPYGHIPTWRLLSVIVKCGDDLRQELLASQVLQQLQIIWEQERVPIWIKPYKILVISSDSGMIEPIVNAVSIHQVKKQSQMSLLDYFLQEHGTHTTEAFLTAQRNFVQSCAGYCLICYLLQVKDRHNGNILLDAEGHIIHIDFGFILSSSPRNLGFETSAFKLTNEFVDVMGGLDGDMFNYYKMLMLQGLIAARKHMDKVIQIVEIMQQGSQLPCFHGSGTIRTLKERFHMSLTEEQLQVLVEQMVDGSMRSITTKLYDGFQYLTNGIM